The genomic stretch AATCTGGGTGCGCGTGATCAGTTTTGCGCTGCTCGCTGTTCTGACTCTGGCCCTGACACCGGTACTTTCACCCCTTATTCCCACGCATTTGGGTGCGAGCCTTGGCAGTGTTTCGGTTGACCAGATTCTGACAATCCTTGCCTCGTCCATGCTGGCGGTGACCACCTTCTCTTTATCGATCGCGGTGTCCGCATTCGCTGCCGCAGCCGCCAACGCCACCCCGCGGGCAACCGCGATTCTGCAACAGGATCCCACCACGCAGAATGTGCTTTCAACCTTTCTGGGCGCTTTTCTGTTCAGCCTCATCGGGCTGATCGGCCTGCGAACCGACTTCTATGACCAGCAGGGGCAAGTCTTTCTGTTTATGGCGACGCTGGTGGTTGTATCGCTGGTGGTGATTGCCTTACTGCGCTGGATCGGGCATATCAGCAACTTCGGGAGAATGCACGATATCCTCTCGCGTGTGGAACGGGCGGCAACAATCTCGTTCCGACACCAACTGGAAAACCCCTACCTGCGGGCCAGGCCCCTGTCAGGCAGCGTACCCGACGATGCCTACCCGATCGCCCCCACCCGCACCGGCTATGTTCAGCATATCGACATCAAGGCTCTGAACGAATGCGCCCGCAATCAGCAAATTGACATCTATATCGACGCCTTGCCCGGAACCTTCGTGCACGCTGCTGCCCGCCTGGTTCGAATCCGGGGGGCGAACGTCAGCGCCAAGCAGCAGCAATTCCTGCGCGATGCATTTACCATCGAGACCAAACGCTCATTTGATCAGGATCCACGATTTGCATTGATCGTTTTATCGGAGATTGCCTCCAGGGCGCTGTCGCCGGCAGTGAATGACCCCGGAACCGCGATCAGCGTTATTGGCCATCTGGTTCGGGTATTGTCCACCTGGAAGGAACCTCAAGAGCCACCAGTCGACTTTCCCTCGGTACATGTGCCCGCGGTTCTGCCGTCCGACATGATTATTGATGCGTTCCGACCTATCGCGAGGGATGGCGCAGCGTTCATCGAGGTACAGGTCCGCCTGCAGAAGGCCCTGGCGTCGCTGGGCAGGATTGCACCGGAGATCTTTGGACGACCGGTCGCCGAGCTATCGGCCTACGCCATTGACCGTGCGGCCGACGCAGGCATGTGCCGGGAAGAACTGAAGAGCCTGGAAACACTCAGAGTGCCATCCCGCGCCGGCAGTAACGCCGGGCAGAATGACGACACCTGGGAGACACTTTAGCCTGATCCGCAATCGCGGGTCTTATTCCCACTCGATGGTGGCTGGCGGCTTGGAGGAAACGTCGTAAGTGACCCGGGACACACCGGTGATCTCGTTGATGATCCGGTTGGAAACGGTTTCCAGCAGGTCGTACGGCAGGTGTGCCCACCGGGCGGTCATGAAATCGATGGTTTCCACGGCGCGCAGGGCCACCACGTATTCGTAGCGGCGTGCATCGCCGACCACGCCTACGGATTTGACCGGCAGGAAAACGGCAAACGCCTGGCTGGTCTTGTGGTAGAGATCGGCACGGTGGAGTTCTTCCAGGAAAATGGCGTCCGCCTTGCGCAGAATATCCGCGTATTCCTTTTTCACCTCACCGAGGATACGAACGCCGAGACCCGGCCCCGGGAACGGATGACGGTAGACCATGTCGTAGGGCAGGCCCAGCTCAAGGCCGATCCGGCGCACCTCATCCTTGAACAGTTCCCGCAGCGGCTCCACCAGTTTCATTTTCATGGTTTCCGGCAGGCCACCGACGTTGTGGTGGGACTTGATCACATGCGCCTTGCCGGTCTTGGAGGCCGCCGACTCGATGACATCCGGGTAGATGGTGCCCTGGGCAAGCCAGTTCACGTCGCGGATAGTGGCGGCTTCTGCGTCAAACACATCGATAAAGGTGTTGCCGATGATCTTGCGCTTCTGCTCGGGATCGTCAACGCCCTTGAGTTTCGACAGGAACAGATCTTCCGCATCCACCCGAATGACTTTCACCCCCATATTGCGGGCGAACATGTCCATCACCTGGTCGCCTTCGTGGAGGCGCAACAGGCCGTTATCCACGAACACGCAGGTTAACTGATCACCAATGGCGCGATGCAGCAGCGCTGCCGTTACCGAGGAATCGACACCGCCAGACAGGCCCAGCAGCACCTTGTCAGTGCCCACCTGGTCACGAATCTGCCGAACCGCATCGTCGACGATCTTGGCCGGTGTCCACAGGGCATCGCACTGACAGACATCCAGGATGAAATGCTCAAGAATCCGTTTGCCCTGAAGTGTGTGAGTCACTTCCGGGTGGAACTGGACGCCGTAAAGGTTCCGGCTAAGGTCCTGCATGGCGGCAATGGGAGCACTCTCGGTGGAGGCCAGCAGCTCGAAGCCTTCCGGCATGGCCACTACCTTGTCGCCATGACTCATCCAGACGTCCAGCAGTGAATCGCCGGTGGCCGTCAGGTGATCCGTAATGTCCCGGAGCAACGGGCCGGCCGCGCGCACTTTAACCTGGGCATAGCCGAACTCCCGTTTCTCGGAGCTGGCCACCCGGCCGCCGAGCTGCTCGGCCATGGTCTGCATGCCGTAGCAGATCCCCAGAACCGGAATGCCGCGATCAAACAGGCCTTCCGGCGCCCGCGGGCCACCCAGTTGGGTGACCGATTCCGGCCCACCGGCAAGGACAATCCCCTTCGGGTTGAACTCATCAAGTTCTTCATCGGTGATATCGAACGCCCTGATCTCACAGTAAACGCCGATCTCGCGAACGCGGCGTGCAATGAGCTGGGTGTACTGGGAACCGAAATCAAGAATCAGGATGCGGTGGTCGTGAATGTTATGGGCCATGGAGTCCTCGGAGCTAAATGAACAACGCGGCCCTCAGGGGAGCCGCGTCTGGTCAGGCAATGATTAACCGATACGGTAGTTAGGCGCTTCTTTGGTGATGGTGACATCGTGCACGTGGCTCTCACGCATGCCCGCGTTGGTGATGCGCACAAATTCCGGTTTGGTGCGCATCTCTTCCATGGTAGCACTACCGGTGTAGCCCATAGCCGCACGAAGGCCCCCTACCAGTTGGTGCACAATATTGCGCATGGGCCCCTTGCAGGCGACACGACCTTCAATGCCTTCCGGCACCAGCTTCTCAATGCCTTTGCTGGCATCCTGGAAGTAACGGTCACTGGAGCCCTGCCCCATGGCACCGATTGATCCCATGCCACGGTAGGCCTTGTAGCTGCGGCCCTGGAACAGCTCTACCTCGCCGGGCGCTTCGTCGGTTCCTGCCAGCAGACTGCCGATCATGACGCAGTGGGCGCCGGCAGCAATCGCTTTGGCGATATCGCCGGAGAACCGAATGCCGCCGTCAGCAATCAGCGGCACTCCGCGTTCTTTCAATGCCGCCGCAACGTTCGACACTGCGGAAATCTGGGGTACGCCAATACCGGCAACGATTCGGGTGGTACAGATCGAACCAGGGCCAATACCAACCTTCACCGCGTCCGCGCCGGCATCTGCCAGGGCCAGGGCTGCGTGTGAGGTCGCGATGTTGCCACCGATCACCTGGACTTCCGGGAAGTTCTGCTTGACCCAGCGCACACGCTCGATCACGCCCCGGGAATGGCCGTGAGCGGTATCAACTACAATGACATCGACACCGGCTTCAGCCAGCGCAGTAATCCGGGCCTCGGTATCGCCTCCGGTACTGACAGCAGCGCCAACCCGCAAACGGCCCTGGTCGTCTTTGCAGGCCAACGGGTAGTCCTTGGCCTTCTGGATGTCCTTGACGGTAATAAGCCCGCGCAGCTCGAAATCGTCGTTTACCACCAACACCTTTTCGATGCGATGGCGGTGCAGCAACTCTTTGACGTCGTCCAGGCTGGCGCCCTCTTTCACCGTAACCAGCTTCTCCTTCGGCGTCATGATGTCCTGGACCGGGGTGTCCATCCGGCTTTCAAAACGGATGTCGCGGCCGGTAACGATGCCAACCAGATCGCGGCCATCTACAACCGGCAGGCCAGAGATGTTGTTTGCCATGGTAATGTCAACAAGCTCACGAACGGTGGTATCCCGCGTAACCGTAATCGGATCTTTCACCACACCGCTTTCGAACTTCTTGACCTTGCGAACCGCCGCTGCCTGCTGCTCAACGGTCATGTTCTTGTGCATGATGCCAATCCCGCCTTCCTGAGCCATGGCAATGGCCAGGTCAGCATCGGTGACGGTGTCCATGGCGGCCGACACAAGCGGAATGTTCAGAGTGATCGTCTTGGTCAACCGAGTCTGCAGGCTGACCTGGTGAGGCAGAACTTCTGAATATCCGGGGACCAGCAGAACGTCATCAAATGTGAGGGCTTCTTCGGCAATTCGCAGCATTGGGATCCGCCTTTTGAACGTGCTAAGTTGGGAATTTCCGTGCTGTACCCGCGGCGGTACAGCAAAGCAAAATCCTTAATCGATCTATTATAAAGGGGCACTCGGGGACAGTAAACCACGCCGTTTTTAACGTTTGATTGCATCTTTTTGAAATTTCGCTATTTTTACCCTCCCACTTTTCGATCATTTCGGCTATTGCGTATGGATAACGACGGAGTCAGACCGGTGACATCCTCCCTTCAGGACACCCGCCCCCGGGCCCTCAGCGTCAGCGAGCTCAATCACCAGGCCAGGCATCTGCTGGAGTCCAGTTTCATGCAGGTGTGGGTGGAGGGTGAACTGTCCGGTTTCTCACGCCCCTCCTCCGGCCACTGGTACTTTTCCCTCAAGGATCGCAAATGCCAGATCCGCTGCGCCATGTTCCGCGGGATGAACCAGCATATCCGCACGCTCCCGAAAGAAGGCGACCAGGTGCGCATCCGGGGCAAAGTGACTCTCTATGAGAACCGGGGCGACTTCCAGATCATCGTCGAGCACATCGAACCGGCGGGGCTTGGTGAACTGCAGCAGGCCTTCGATGCGCTCAAGCGCAAACTCCTGGCCGAAGGCCTGTTCGATAACGCCCGGAAAAAAACCATTCCCTCATTGCCGGGGCATATTGGTGTGGTGACATCGCCTACCGGTGCCGCCATTCACGACATTCTCACCGTGCTGGCACGACGCTGCCCGGCCATTCCGGTTACGCTTTATCCAACCGCGGTTCAGGGCAAGGCCGCAACCGCCGATATCGTCCGCGCCATTGAGCGGGCCCAGGCCCATGGCGCTGCAGATGTACTGATTATCGGCCGCGGGGGTGGCTCCCTGGAGGATCTCTGGTGCTTCAATGAGGAGGCCGTGGCCCGGGCCATTGCGGCCTGCAAGATCCCGACCGTGAGCGCGGTTGGCCACGAGGTGGATGTGACCATTGCCGATTTCGTGGCCGACCTGCGAGCCCCCACGCCCTCCGCCGCCGCCGAAAAAATCTCTCCGGACCAGTCCGCCTGGCTGAAACAGCTCCGGGAACGGGAGCTACGGCTTTTCAGCGCGGCAGGGGTGGCCCTGAAACGTTTCGGCACCCAACTCGGGCACCTCACTGCACGGCTTCGGGACCCCAGACGGGAATTACTGGAAAAAAACCAACGACTGGATGAACTGGAACTGCGACTGGAGAAAGCGATCCGACAGCGGCTCAGCACGGTTTCCGTGAGGGGCGACCACCTGGAACAGAGGCTGGCTATGCAGTCACCTCAGCGGAGGCTGTCACAAAGCCGGGACATGGTGGCGCGCACATCCGAGCGACTGGTCGCGGCGATGCAACGAGGTCTCAGCTACCGGCAGGAAAAGCTCGAACACGCCGCGCAGTCGCTCAACATCATGAGCCCTCTGGCTACGCTGGGCCGGGGCTATGCCATCGTCAAGGATGGCAATGGCAATATCATCCGGGAAGCGGCCAGAGTCAGCCCCGGCGAGACCGTTTCTGCACGTGTGGCCAGGGGTGAAGTGACGGCAAGGGTGACCTCGGTCAAATCAACGGATGAAAGCGGCCCCTAACTCCCCAAACTAAGCCAATGGTCTACTAGTCCATGTTCTCAAACGGCCTAAAGTTGTCAGGAAGCGCATTAGAACAACAACAGGCACGATGAGGTGGAATCTATGGACTATCACTCAGAATTCCGGCGGTCGATCGACAAACCGGACGATTTCTGGCGTGAACAGGCGGAAAACATTGACTGGATCGAACCGCCCAAAACCATCTGGCAGCCAACCGATAATGGCCACGGCCAGTGGTTCCCCGACGGCATACTGAATACCTCCGACGTTGCCCTGGACGCCAACATCCGGGCTGGTCGCGGCGATCAGAAAGCCCTGATCTACGACTCACCGGTTACCGACACCCGGCGCTCCTACACCTACAATGAGCTGACAGATGAAGTGGCCCGCTTTGCAGGCGCCCTGAAAGAGCGCGGCATCGCCAGGGGTGACCGGGTCATCATCTACATGCCGATGATTCCGGAAGCCGTCATAGCCATGCTGGGGTGCGCACGTATCGGGGCCATTCATTCCGTGGTGTTCGGCGGATTTGCTGCCCACGAACTGGCTGTCCGCATTGACGACGCAACACCCAAGGCCGTGATCACGGCCTCCTGCGGTATTGAGGTTAGCCGTGTTATCGAATACAAACCGCTGGTCAACAAGGCCATCGAGCAGGCCAGCCACAAACCCGAGACCTGCATTGTTTACCAGCGGCCCCAGGTGAAGGCCGACCTTCACCCAGGCCGGGATCATGACTGGAACGAGCTGATGGCTGCCGCCGAACCGGCCGCCCCGGTTCCGGTCAAATCCACCGACCCGCTCTACATACTTTACACCTCCGGCACCACCGGCAAGCCCAAAGGCGTGGTCAGGGATAATGGCGGCCATGCCGTGGCCCTGAACTACAGCATGAAGCTGGTCTATAACGCCAGGCCGGGCGACGTTTACTGGGCGGCTTCGGACGTAGGCTGGGTGGTTGGCCACAGCTATATCGTTTACGCCCCGCTGTTTGCCGGGTGCACGACCATACTCTACGAAGGCAAACCGGTAAAAACGCCGGATGCCGGCGCTTTCTGGCGGGTAGTTCAGGATCACAAGGTCAACATGCTGTTTACCGCGCCTACCGCCTTCCGGGCAGTCCGCAAGGAAGACCCCGAGGCGGACCAACTCTCGCGCTATGACATCAGCTCACTCAAACGCCTGTTTCTGGCCGGTGAGCGCCTGGACCCGGCCACCTACGAGTGGCTGAAGGAGCACACCGGCCTGCCGGTTCTCGATCACTGGTGGCAGACCGAAACCGGCTGGGCGATCTGTTGCAACCCGGTCGGCATCGAGATGATGGCCACAAAGCCGGGCTCGGCAACGGTCCCCTCCCCGGGCTACAACGTGCAAGTGGTGGAGCGCAACGGCAGCCAGATGCCGGCCGGAGAACAGGGGCAGATTGCTGTAAAACTGCCACTGCCACCGGGCTGCATGATGACCGTATGGGGCGACGACGAGCGCTTCAGAAAGACTTATCTGGAGCCCATTCCCGGGTTTTACAGCTCCGGTGACGGCGGTTTTATCGATGACGACGGCTACGTCTTTGTCATGGGGCGCACGGATGATGTGATCAATGTTGCCGGCCACCGGCTATCCACCGGCGAAATGGAAGAAGTGGTGGCGTCCCATCCGGCCATTGCCGAATGCTGCGTGGTTGGCGCCGCCGATGAGATGAAGGGCCAGATCCCCATTGGCCTCGTGCTGATCAAGGACGGCGCAACCATTGACCACGATGAGCTTGAAGACGAGCTGGTGGAAATGGTACGCGACAAGATTGGTGCTATCGCCTGTTTCCGCCGTGCCCTGGTGGTCGACCGTCTGCCGAAAACCCGGTCTGGCAAGATCCTGCGTAGGGTAATCCGGCAGATTGCCGATGGCGAGAAATACGCCGTACCCAGCACCATTGACGATCCCGCGATACTGGAGGAAATCAGCGAGCGCTTCCGCCGCTGACCCGATCTGCCACCACCGAAACCCGTTCCCGGTCAAGCCGGGGACGGTGGTTTTTGCATGAAAACTTATAACCTCTTGTTTTTAAGCATTTTAAAAGCTTAAATAAAGGTTAAAAATTTCGTTGACGCCCCCCAAACTCGGTCTATACTGAATTTGCTGTGAAAATACAGCGGTATTTGGTGAATGCGTTTCAACGTCCTGCCGAAGTGCTCTTCGTTGCCCCTTTCCTCAGTACTCTCTGGATTTCTCAGCGCCGGTTCCATATGGAATTTGAAGGTCCCGTGAGGGCAAATTACAGAAAGACAGGAAAGATCAATGTCCGATACTAAAACTGGCCACGTTAAGTGGTTTAACGAGTCCAAAGGCTTTGGTTTCATCGCTCAGGACGGTGGCAGTGACGTGTTTGTTCACTACAGTGCAATCAACTCAAGCGGTTTCCGTACCCTGACCGAAGGCCAGCAGGTACAGTTCACCGTTACCCAGGGCCCGAAAGGCCCCCAGGCGGAAAACGTAACCCCGGTCTGAGGGTTCACGCTCCGTCCTTTGCCCCTCACGGGCATCGGAAAATCAACAAGCCGGCATCCGTGCCGGCTTGTGTCGTTCAGGGCGCCAGGCTCCT from Marinobacter subterrani encodes the following:
- the xseA gene encoding exodeoxyribonuclease VII large subunit; the protein is MDNDGVRPVTSSLQDTRPRALSVSELNHQARHLLESSFMQVWVEGELSGFSRPSSGHWYFSLKDRKCQIRCAMFRGMNQHIRTLPKEGDQVRIRGKVTLYENRGDFQIIVEHIEPAGLGELQQAFDALKRKLLAEGLFDNARKKTIPSLPGHIGVVTSPTGAAIHDILTVLARRCPAIPVTLYPTAVQGKAATADIVRAIERAQAHGAADVLIIGRGGGSLEDLWCFNEEAVARAIAACKIPTVSAVGHEVDVTIADFVADLRAPTPSAAAEKISPDQSAWLKQLRERELRLFSAAGVALKRFGTQLGHLTARLRDPRRELLEKNQRLDELELRLEKAIRQRLSTVSVRGDHLEQRLAMQSPQRRLSQSRDMVARTSERLVAAMQRGLSYRQEKLEHAAQSLNIMSPLATLGRGYAIVKDGNGNIIREAARVSPGETVSARVARGEVTARVTSVKSTDESGP
- a CDS encoding DUF2254 domain-containing protein, with the protein product MDSKFFWIIRQHLRKIWVRVISFALLAVLTLALTPVLSPLIPTHLGASLGSVSVDQILTILASSMLAVTTFSLSIAVSAFAAAAANATPRATAILQQDPTTQNVLSTFLGAFLFSLIGLIGLRTDFYDQQGQVFLFMATLVVVSLVVIALLRWIGHISNFGRMHDILSRVERAATISFRHQLENPYLRARPLSGSVPDDAYPIAPTRTGYVQHIDIKALNECARNQQIDIYIDALPGTFVHAAARLVRIRGANVSAKQQQFLRDAFTIETKRSFDQDPRFALIVLSEIASRALSPAVNDPGTAISVIGHLVRVLSTWKEPQEPPVDFPSVHVPAVLPSDMIIDAFRPIARDGAAFIEVQVRLQKALASLGRIAPEIFGRPVAELSAYAIDRAADAGMCREELKSLETLRVPSRAGSNAGQNDDTWETL
- the guaA gene encoding glutamine-hydrolyzing GMP synthase, whose protein sequence is MAHNIHDHRILILDFGSQYTQLIARRVREIGVYCEIRAFDITDEELDEFNPKGIVLAGGPESVTQLGGPRAPEGLFDRGIPVLGICYGMQTMAEQLGGRVASSEKREFGYAQVKVRAAGPLLRDITDHLTATGDSLLDVWMSHGDKVVAMPEGFELLASTESAPIAAMQDLSRNLYGVQFHPEVTHTLQGKRILEHFILDVCQCDALWTPAKIVDDAVRQIRDQVGTDKVLLGLSGGVDSSVTAALLHRAIGDQLTCVFVDNGLLRLHEGDQVMDMFARNMGVKVIRVDAEDLFLSKLKGVDDPEQKRKIIGNTFIDVFDAEAATIRDVNWLAQGTIYPDVIESAASKTGKAHVIKSHHNVGGLPETMKMKLVEPLRELFKDEVRRIGLELGLPYDMVYRHPFPGPGLGVRILGEVKKEYADILRKADAIFLEELHRADLYHKTSQAFAVFLPVKSVGVVGDARRYEYVVALRAVETIDFMTARWAHLPYDLLETVSNRIINEITGVSRVTYDVSSKPPATIEWE
- a CDS encoding propionyl-CoA synthetase; its protein translation is MESMDYHSEFRRSIDKPDDFWREQAENIDWIEPPKTIWQPTDNGHGQWFPDGILNTSDVALDANIRAGRGDQKALIYDSPVTDTRRSYTYNELTDEVARFAGALKERGIARGDRVIIYMPMIPEAVIAMLGCARIGAIHSVVFGGFAAHELAVRIDDATPKAVITASCGIEVSRVIEYKPLVNKAIEQASHKPETCIVYQRPQVKADLHPGRDHDWNELMAAAEPAAPVPVKSTDPLYILYTSGTTGKPKGVVRDNGGHAVALNYSMKLVYNARPGDVYWAASDVGWVVGHSYIVYAPLFAGCTTILYEGKPVKTPDAGAFWRVVQDHKVNMLFTAPTAFRAVRKEDPEADQLSRYDISSLKRLFLAGERLDPATYEWLKEHTGLPVLDHWWQTETGWAICCNPVGIEMMATKPGSATVPSPGYNVQVVERNGSQMPAGEQGQIAVKLPLPPGCMMTVWGDDERFRKTYLEPIPGFYSSGDGGFIDDDGYVFVMGRTDDVINVAGHRLSTGEMEEVVASHPAIAECCVVGAADEMKGQIPIGLVLIKDGATIDHDELEDELVEMVRDKIGAIACFRRALVVDRLPKTRSGKILRRVIRQIADGEKYAVPSTIDDPAILEEISERFRR
- the guaB gene encoding IMP dehydrogenase is translated as MLRIAEEALTFDDVLLVPGYSEVLPHQVSLQTRLTKTITLNIPLVSAAMDTVTDADLAIAMAQEGGIGIMHKNMTVEQQAAAVRKVKKFESGVVKDPITVTRDTTVRELVDITMANNISGLPVVDGRDLVGIVTGRDIRFESRMDTPVQDIMTPKEKLVTVKEGASLDDVKELLHRHRIEKVLVVNDDFELRGLITVKDIQKAKDYPLACKDDQGRLRVGAAVSTGGDTEARITALAEAGVDVIVVDTAHGHSRGVIERVRWVKQNFPEVQVIGGNIATSHAALALADAGADAVKVGIGPGSICTTRIVAGIGVPQISAVSNVAAALKERGVPLIADGGIRFSGDIAKAIAAGAHCVMIGSLLAGTDEAPGEVELFQGRSYKAYRGMGSIGAMGQGSSDRYFQDASKGIEKLVPEGIEGRVACKGPMRNIVHQLVGGLRAAMGYTGSATMEEMRTKPEFVRITNAGMRESHVHDVTITKEAPNYRIG
- a CDS encoding cold-shock protein; the encoded protein is MSDTKTGHVKWFNESKGFGFIAQDGGSDVFVHYSAINSSGFRTLTEGQQVQFTVTQGPKGPQAENVTPV